The Pseudothermotoga sp. region CGAGAACCTCACACGATCGGTCAAAACCTTCTTTCGTGAGTCTCAACCGGTCATCGTGGAGTTCGAGCAATTCACCAAAAAGGTCCGAAAACAGAGCATTGGGATCGAACCATGGACAAATTTTTTTCAGTCGCCTAACACTGACACCCTCTGAGAGTCTCAAACCCATGAATATAGTTTCTTTGAGTTCCTGCACTGTATCGTTTCTCGAAAAATACTCAAATGCCAGCTCACCTCTTGAAATCCTCAAAACATAATCGTGCAAATCTGGAGTGTTAACGTACCTGATATTACCAAGATGACCACCCGCAGACACACCAACCCCAAGGTAATTCTCATTTCTCCAGTACTTGAGATTGTGCCTGCAAAATTTGTCATTTAAGGCAAAATTCGAGATTTCATATCGAAAATAACCCATAGACTGTGTTGCTTCGACGAAGCGTTCATAACGTTCCATCATGACGTCCCTTGAAGGTGTTTCCAATCTTTTCTCGTGCACTTCCAACAAGTAGATCGAAACGTGGTCTGGTTTCAGCTCCTCGATAGTTCGTATATCGTTGTTTATTGTTTCTTCACTTTCACCTGGTAGTCCCACTATAAAGTCAACGTTCATTTTTGCAAAATTTCTGGCACGCTCAA contains the following coding sequences:
- the hemW gene encoding radical SAM family heme chaperone HemW; amino-acid sequence: MGLYIHVPFCRSRCIYCDFVSYTDFSKVEEYFEALWKELKLWSEHFSSLSIDTIYIGGGSPSDVPFNFLERTLSHVQNFFSLKNDPEVTVEINPNCEFVEKLKLLGVNRVSIGLQAADETVLRRAGRRHSLGDFFKAFERARNFAKMNVDFIVGLPGESEETINNDIRTIEELKPDHVSIYLLEVHEKRLETPSRDVMMERYERFVEATQSMGYFRYEISNFALNDKFCRHNLKYWRNENYLGVGVSAGGHLGNIRYVNTPDLHDYVLRISRGELAFEYFSRNDTVQELKETIFMGLRLSEGVSVRRLKKICPWFDPNALFSDLFGELLELHDDRLRLTKEGFDRSCEVLADVIDRISSMAVGR